Part of the Primulina huaijiensis isolate GDHJ02 chromosome 15, ASM1229523v2, whole genome shotgun sequence genome is shown below.
aaaatgagtttttttaacgagctcgaaaacgaatctgtttaacgagccgagctcgagccagACTcattaaacatgataaacgagctcGTGAAGTTTTCAAGCAAGCCGAGCTTGAACCTAATGATAAAAGCTCGAATCGAGATCATACATATTGTTAGGATCAAGCGCTTACCACTAGACCAAAAAATATAGTTGTTAGCCGATGCACAACTTTATCTCCTTATACTTGTGGCAGCATAGAGTGTACCTACTTGGGTGCTGATGGGTTAGGCTGTTAGGCCATGAGTCCGGGGAGGTGCGTGTCTATCTGTTAGTGCTGTTCATATCCCttagagatcagtcttaccATTTTTTTATCGCCGGCCATGTCCCCAACAGAAACAATATTTAACCGTTAAGATATGGTATCACTCTTTTATGCCTACCTAGCCAACAAGATCAAGCGACACAATATCAGCAGTTTGACAAACGAAAACCTCCCGAGAGGTCGCTCATCTCAGTATCATTCTCACTCATGCATGTTTCACACAACATTCCCCCTATGAAGTATAGAAATATGCTTCTTAGGAGACTTGAACTTATGACCTCGCTCTAATATCAATTGTTATGATCAAGCGCTTACCAATAGGCCAAAAAATATAGCTATTAGCCAAGACGCTACTTTATTTCCTTACACTTGTGGCAGCGCAAAGTGCACCTACTTTGGCGCTCATGAGTCGGGCTGTTAGGCCATGAGTCCGGAGAGGCGTGTGTCTATCTGCTGGTGTTGTCTCATATCTCTTAGAGATCAATCTTACCATTTCCCTACCTTCGGTCCTGTTCTTAACAGAGACATTATTTACCCGTTAAGATCTGGCGTCATTCTTTTACAGCCCACATAGCCAACCAGATCGAGTATCACAATGTCAGCAGCTTGACGTACGAgaacttctcaggaggtcacccatcccaataTCAATCTCACTTATGTATGCTTAACCCAAAACATATCTTAAACGACTCGAGCTCGAGCCTGACAGTGTTCGGCTCCGCTCCGCTCCGCTCCGCTCGTTTACATCCCTATCGGCGAGTAAACATAAAAACCTACCACGCGATTAATGACACTGAAAACAAGGATGTAAGCGACCAATTTTACCTGGATGATTGACGTAATCCTTCCAGGAACATCCTGATATCATAACAAAGATCACCAAAGACCGTCAATCATTAATGACAATTCCAAATCATATTCATTCACTGCCAATACAAGATCACAGACGGGGGCACATGCAGCACAAGGGGGAGAGGAGAGTCACACCCCCTCaagtaagaaaaaataaaaattttatgtgcAATTTTTCAAATAATCCAAGTTTTGCCAACCCCACCCCTCGAAAAATTATTGGGTCCACCACTGATCGATCACGCacctcaaattttttttccaccCATGTTATCTCCTCCCAAGTTTTTGATTCTACAGACTTCCATGTACAAGGAGTTTGGATTGCTTCTACATGTTGTAGAAGTCTGAGACTATCTGTCAACAAAACATGGCAGAAGACTTAGTTACCCAAAAAAACGTGATGCTATTTCTATAATCTAAATGTCTAATAAATCCACACGGCAATAATGATGGAACAAGAAATACATTCCtgataatttgaataaaaatcaaTAGCTAAATTTGTTCAGCATTTTAAAATGGTTACAAACTACAGTGATTAACAAGGTAAGGTTTCAAGTTTTCTTATCGAGAAAATTCCATTGCCATAAATTATTGTGACGAAAGACAGCTAGAAGAAGCCAAGGAAATAACTTCTACAATCTTCAAATACAAGAAATGTCACAGAGATTTAAACCATGAGTACTAAAATTTGGTTCAAGTTTAGATTGAATAAACTTACTTGTAATGAACGCTTCAGTCCATAATTCACGTTGTGACCATGATGGCGCAGTTTCTCGAAAAGGAATTCCAATTTTCAAGCATATGCTGTAAAAGGTGACATTTTTAAGGCAAGCAAACCTGataaataatgaaaaacatAATCTTCAAGATAATGGACAATCCTTCAGCAAATATCAGGTTTATAGTGATAAAGAAAATATATCTCCGCTTTACTTTTGACCATACTTATCAGGATAAAGGTAAGTTGTTTAGTATTGCCACAGTTTCTGATGAAATATCTGTGCATGCGCTTGTGAGTGAGTgtagaaagaaaatgagagagaTGTACTCTATGATCACTTGGCGTACGACTCCAGGAAGCACACCATCACCGAGTGGAGCAGTTTGGATTTCAAAAAAACTGGATGTTGGCAAGCCATTTCGCTCAGAATTATCAAAGACGTCAGCTTTCTTCTGCAGATTCAAAACATAAAGCATCAGTAACAAATCATACATTTGAACACATTAATCTTGTGCATGTGATAACAAAAGATGCGGCCTGTGACTGGACTTGATAGTGAATGAACAGGAGGTGTTCCAATGCAATCATTATCTTGCCAGTTTCACCAGAAAATGCGCAACAGCTAAATATCGGGCAAATAACATTTAGTCCCCCTATGAAAACCCAAAAAAGTGCATAACCACTATATAAAAGTAAGGATATTTTAAAACCTTGTGTTTATAAAAATCAAGAGTAAAACCCCGTGCAAATGAAGCAAGTGTTCCTGACTTTTAAAAACATGAGGTTTGAAAAGACCTTTAAATTTTACACAAGACgtattttgttttttacatATTTCACGGAGCTGATAAATATAATTTGTCCGCTAAATACCTATACAAGAATACAAAAAACACTATTAGACCATTTTATATAAATCTCGAACTACAAAGTGGATACAGGCGACACTTGCAACGAATGAGAATTAAATTAAAGCACTTCACTcaaaatgataatattattaCCATGTACAGTACattaaaagaaattatatgTTAATAAAAAAGAGCTACTTTACCCATAAACAAATAAACTTAAAGGGAAAAAGGGGGTAAATTATCTTTATATACACATATTGAATTGGATCTAACTTTTGGAAAACCAAACTCTGGAGTCGGATGAGCATTTTAATCATGTTAGCCTTGATGAGTAAATGATTAGCTATGACCACAGAGAATTATAACTAATAGCTAGAGAGAATTTCTATGCATATTCATGTACTCCGAAATCTATCAATGGTTTTGATGATAAGAGCTAAATGAAGACATATATCTCCGCAGCCCAATGAATAACCTTCAATCTCCACTCAGATGTATATGCAGTTCTCAAGGTAGTCACTCTATCATTAGATTCTCTCTCGTGTAAGGTTTTTTCTCATTAATCAACAACCTAGTCATTGTCAATAGAAATCACCTCAGACAAACTCAGGGTTGGTACAGAAATACtcgaaaagaaaatttgagaaAGTTGTTAAAAATTTCCCGAGATATTCTTGAACTAACAACAAGATGTCCCAATTTATGCCCATAGTGCATGTTAAAAgttgattttgttttaaaacatataacttATACTACAATTACGAAGACTGATCACATGCACATGATAATAGTAATTTACATCTCACCTTTTGACATACAACGAAAAAGTTTGTCAAACAGCCTTCTAAAATATGATCTCCATCATTTGACAATAAAAGTTCAGTAACAGAAGGTGGCctcagcttctccaaagatttcCTCAACCTACCAGTAAAATCTATTATTAATCTCTGCATCAAAAACACATAAAGTAACTGCTACTATTCATACTAGTACAACAATGTCTTTACCGCATGTAGATACAATAATCCAAATAAAAGCGGATTTACAAGAAGGGACACAGTTACCTGACCCATTCCGAGTATTTTGCATTTCCCAAATCCCTTCCCCGACCAACAACTGCCAGGCGTGCTCCATTCACACCAACACCAAACACCGGTGAAACATATGTGCCAACATGGACATGCACATCCAAAACATCGGAAACACTTCTCTCATCAAAGCCATTCTCCAAACAACTCAAATTTTCTGAATTTCCACTCACAAGTATAGTGATTGCAATCTCCTCCCCACTTTCCCTCTCGTTCAAAACAAAGGGCATGGCTTTTCTCATTGAATCGTTAATCAAGCATTGAATCTTGGAGTCCCATGGTATTGCCCGATTCGATAATTCCATAAACAAGACTTCATTTTTTTCAGGTTTTCCAAATAAAAACTTTGGGTTGGATTTTAGCAATAATTTGAAGGAATTTGTTAGTCTCTGCAAGTGTCTATCCCAAAATAAGATTTCTGAACAATTTCTGTGAGTCCGGGTCGTCGTGTATGCACCTGAATACAACAAAACACATGATGAATAGAATGCATCAATAAACTACAGTTTTCTACCCGATCATCAAACTCTTATTTCCGATTCTCAAGGAATTCAAGAAATGTGAAACTGTAAGGTAAGGTGGTGTTTGTGGCAGTGCACCTGGGTGAATTTCAAGTAAGGTTGTCACAGGAGGAGCGCCTGCTGCATGTGAAATGATACCGTTTAGGAACAGGAACCTGTTGACAAGAGACATCTGTCTTTGGCGGGTGCAAATGATCCAATCCGAACAATAACAATATTTTCAAGCCCAGAGCTTGATTGAATCCAAGCTGTTCTAGACAGATTCGAGGCTTCACAAGGCAATTATCTTGTGCTCCTAAGCTCACTGTTTTGCTATCTAGAAACAGAAAATCAAATTGAtgcaataaataatatgttgaatcaCCAAGTTCCTCATCAAAGTTATGCGAAGTACAAAAATACCCAGAAATATGCATTTCATTGTCTGTTGTTTTACTGAATATAACATTCACTAAGAGCACAATCAGACATTTTCCTCCCCGAATTCTCAAATCTAATCTTACAGTTAAAACAAATTGGCAACAAAACAATCGTTGGGTTCTTCCCGCCTGCCCAAATACTGCAGAATTCGCGTCAGATTCCGCTGCGGCTTGCTCAGCTCAGCgctatttggaaaaaaaattttgtatccTTCGTCAAATTTCAGATCGGGGAATTAATTTGATAATAATctttgctatttttttttaaaagagagaACGTCTACCATGGTTTGTATGTGTTTCGaggtatacagataaattatcattaataatttgtttttatttttatttttttcactttttaaaAACACATATTTCATCTACTTAATAACTTATGTTGcatggatacgaatacgaatatcgTATCGAATACGATATAGATACGGCGATacgtcaaattttgaaaatataagacatGATACGGCTAAGATATGacaatcattaaaatatatataaatattatatatttttatatttatataaatttagtattgaGCAGAAATAGAATGAAAGAGACGGACAAATGTATTTAGGGATTTAAAAACTCAgcccaatttattttaaattaatttcattttcgtctttagaaattttaattttttttaattaaccccttaaatatttgcaattttaCTCAAACGTATCCGAAAAACGTATCCACGTTGTATCCATGGTGTGTCCTTGTCGTGTCCAAAACGTATCCGGCTGGTCAACCCTAAACAAAGTCAACGACACGGATTTTGAGGTATCTAACACTCGTGTCCGCGTGTCGTATCCGTATTTGTGTCATATCCGTGTAGTATCCaatacttcaaaaaaaaaaattaaagtataCGTGCTACATAGTTAATAACATAgtagtttttaatatttatacaaACATATACTAAAATAGAACTATTTCTTATTACGAGTGAGTATACTGTGCTTATGGATTTATATTTATGAGATTGGTTGACTATGTCcatatttataaagaaaaataatatttttgatataaaaataatatttttaatagacATTAGagatatacaaaacaaaattgactcgtgaaacaataacacaagagtttttgtgttatttttcataccaaaaaacttatttttcatttcaGATATATATCATCTCGActcacaaatataaatttttgaaacGGTCTCATATAAGAGCTACCAACTAGACTAAACCTCTTGTCACGTCAAATGATTAAAAAAcaacaataaattaaaatgtaattcatataaaaattttggggatttataaataaaatttttatcgTTACAATGAAATTATTATCATGAACAATCTTGCAATTTTAGCCGAAAAATTAGAAAACCAACTTATAAAGGCAGCCAAAAAAGAAATACACAGTTAAACTTGAACCAAGCGATAAGAATAAAGAGTCTTGACATCAAAACAGGGTGCGTTTCTAGACACAGAAATGCAATTTCAGCAAGCAATCTTTACCATACGACAAAGAAAAACATTAATTCCAAGTACATTGAATCGAAAAACGTCAGCTCGTTGCAGAACTACTTATTATGTTCACAAGATGGGAGATGTTATGTCCATCACAAGGGGCAGGCTTTCTCAAACACAGCTTGCTCTTTGCGACAAAGTTCGAATTCATTTGTGTGATAATACATGCATCCAGCATATGAATCTAATTCTTTGTTACAATTCTGGTGAAGATCTCTCAGCCTGCAGAGAAACAATTCGGTGAATCTATAAATGCACAGGTAAAAGTTGACATTTATAAAATTTGGCCAGAGAATGAAGGGGACAGAAAAGTTGAGTTTCGAGCAACATTTTACATATTTTAGTCCTACTTCATTCTAAACTTCATCATAAGCATTTCAAGAACATGTTGCGAATCTACTAGAGTTTGAAGAGAGTGTTGATTATTCTCATAGATTTCCTTGTGGCGCAAAGGAAAAATCCCAAATTTCCCTATGGGGTTTGAAGGTTTCATCGACATATAGAAGAGGAATGCCTTTCTTTATCTCATCAATGTTATCCAGAAACTGTCATATTCGTTAGATATGGGTCACTCTCTGAAAAGCAATTATTCGACAAGAAAAACACACATACCAAGGaggaaaaaatttcaaatacctGTGAATAATTCAGTGCAAACTCAAAGAACTAGTGCTTGAAATGAACATAATATATATCTAACCAATTATACAAAACTGGGGATGATGAAGCTTTGGTATATTCTAAATGAACACAATATCTAACCAATTATACAAGGAGAAGGAGGGAAagaatccaaaaaataaaattatggaagaTAGTAATTCTAGCACTTACCTGAGAATTGTGGAAAGAGATAAACAAATGATTTTCAAAGGAATGTAGAACGAGATATCTCAATTATGGGAAAGCATAAAAAATTGGGTTGCATTTTGGGTGAACAGCCATTCAAAGATTTCAATGAAATTCCTAACAGTTCTTTCTTAATCAAATAGCAAATTATATCCATGGGTGTCAAGCATTCAGCTGggtattaatttgtgttttccTTAACATGGGTGAGAAGGATGCCTTATCCTTCGTTTGTAcaatttgattttgttattgAATTGTGTTTCTTATCAAAATAATACGCACATATGTCGTGAAAGGCGGCTGAGTAAGGATGGAAGAATGAGATAAAGGACGGCGATTGGAATTTGCTACTGGAGGCACCAAATTTGGCTTGACCGAGTGGGTTGAGGTGATAACATAGTTATACTGAAAGGTATGATTTCCAAACACGAGCATTCGTGATTGTTAATGTGGAAGTTCTGGTCTTAGTGAAGAGAATAAAAAATCCCAAAACAATGCAGCAGGGACTAGTATCTGAAATTTATTTCTTAGCGTTTCATCTGAAATATTGATTATCAGAGTTTAGCAACAATGCATTCGAGAGTTGGAGACCTTTTAATAAAGGCCTCAAAAGTTTAAGGTCTAAATAAAGTAGATGAGCAAACATATACTGTTCGACAGATATAACATGGACGTTACTTCTAACAAAAAAGCACAGCTTCGATTATACCAgactttaaaaatgaaaaactacTGAAGACTTGCAAAATCCcttcaaaaaaagaagaaaaaaaaaacttgcaaaatgaactgTAGAAAGCTTCAGGGATAAGTAGTTTCAAACTCATACATAAACATTCAAGTAAAATCAATCGGCAGAACTTTCAACATGACAATACAGTGGCAAATGCAATGCCCAAGCACATCGTTACACTATCACAAGCCTGGCAGTCAAAACACTCCACATTATCAACAATAGTATTCAAATTAAACCACAAAGATCTTAAATCCGCTTTTAGCAAAAAAAGACTGAACTGATGAGTCATCTTTTTACTTGATATTCCCACGACTTTGAGCAAACTtataattaaatgttttcaAGTCAATCGAAAAGAGCGAGTCCTACCTAAACTAGAAGCAACATTCttagaaataaataaacaaagaaGGAAAAATACCTAGCACTCACTGGCAGGGTTGCTATAAAAAGAAAGATTCTGTCGgcataaaaaatttctagtaaacCAGCGACTTACAGGTGAAGCACACACTGTGTAACTTGACGTCCTTTGTCGAGACATTTCTCAGGGTCCGGGTCATCCTTCTTGCACTTCAAAAATGCTACATTCTCACCACGGCACCTAGTTCCAATGTGCTTGGCAGCTGCCATCAACAGGGATGATGTCGGGACAGGATCTCCTGCCACATCTGAGCTTCTAGCCATCCTTAACCAGAAGTTACAAACAATACTATCAGAATTCACAAAAGTACCGAACAAACTGTCGGATTTTATCTACTTTAATTTCACACAGATGCGGGAAATTGATAAGATATTTCTTGTAGCATCCCACAAAAAAATAATCCAATTTTAGAACTTTTAATCAGAAGCATTTGTACACCGACTAGTAATAATCAGCATAGTAGAGAAGCTCAATCTCAAATTTTTACTCCTACCAACTAGTCAAATATTATCTGCGGTAGTCACTAAAAATCTAAAATGCATAGAAGACCACTTTACACAGAATTTAGGTTAAGAAATCCATTACCAACTTTTGATTTTCAACAAGAATcgaatttcttaaaataatcatttcgTCGTCAATTCTACCTACAACCCTTTCATAAGCATTAACCACAAATCAATAGAGATTCAACCATTATCGAACCCGAACATCATCTGAAAATTTTTTTCCCGTATTCTTTGGATTAAACGGgaatatgaataaataaatcGAGGGAAAAAAATCTACCTTTTGCTGCGTCCGTTCCCAGGTTCACACTTCAGTAGTAATTTGGATGAGTCGGGGGAGAAATAGCTGATCTAGGCTGAATTGGGCTGAGCGCTTAAAAATCGAGCCTTTGACTCATTGAATGTTTGTTGGTCCCCTGACCCAATTACTATTTAAACGAGTAACTAAATGCGTGTACTAGTGTTTGAAAATCGATCcgtttcatgaaaaatattgtttttccaTTGTATATATGGCTCGGGTTGACATCTCAAAAGAGGTCTAATTGGATTCGGACATTATTTTTAgtcattaatttaattaaaaataaataatatatggtctatataa
Proteins encoded:
- the LOC140958918 gene encoding uncharacterized protein isoform X1; this encodes MSLVNRFLFLNGIISHAAGAPPVTTLLEIHPGAYTTTRTHRNCSEILFWDRHLQRLTNSFKLLLKSNPKFLFGKPEKNEVLFMELSNRAIPWDSKIQCLINDSMRKAMPFVLNERESGEEIAITILVSGNSENLSCLENGFDERSVSDVLDVHVHVGTYVSPVFGVGVNGARLAVVGRGRDLGNAKYSEWVRLRKSLEKLRPPSVTELLLSNDGDHILEGCLTNFFVVCQKKKADVFDNSERNGLPTSSFFEIQTAPLGDGVLPGVVRQVIIDICLKIGIPFRETAPSWSQRELWTEAFITNSLRLLQHVEAIQTPCTWKSVESKTWEEITWVEKKFEDVPGRITSIIQHTDASHLFLGDTGAETYFGTSWRRSISISFI
- the LOC140958918 gene encoding uncharacterized protein isoform X3, which translates into the protein MSLVNRFLFLNGIISHAAGAPPVTTLLEIHPGAYTTTRTHRNCSEILFWDRHLQRLTNSFKLLLKSNPKFLFGKPEKNEVLFMELSNRAIPWDSKIQCLINDSMRKAMPFVLNERESGEEIAITILVSGNSENLSCLENGFDERSVSDVLDVHVHVGTYVSPVFGVGVNGARLAVVGRGRDLGNAKYSEWVRLRKSLEKLRPPSVTELLLSNDGDHILEGCLTNFFVVCQKKKADVFDNSERNGLPTSSFFEIQTAPLGDGVLPGVVRQVIIDICLKIGIPFRETAPSWSQRELWTEAFITNSLRLLQHVEAIQTPCTWKSVESKTWEEITWVEKKFEDVPGRITSIIQRHILEQAGVEAFPLVSFEDG
- the LOC140958918 gene encoding uncharacterized protein isoform X2; protein product: MSLVNRFLFLNGIISHAAGAPPVTTLLEIHPGAYTTTRTHRNCSEILFWDRHLQRLTNSFKLLLKSNPKFLFGKPEKNEVLFMELSNRAIPWDSKIQCLINDSMRKAMPFVLNERESGEEIAITILVSGNSENLSCLENGFDERSVSDVLDVHVHVGTYVSPVFGVGVNGARLAVVGRGRDLGNAKYSEWVRLRKSLEKLRPPSVTELLLSNDGDHILEGCLTNFFVVCQKKKADVFDNSERNGLPTSSFFEIQTAPLGDGVLPGVVRQVIIDICLKIGIPFRETAPSWSQRELWTEAFITNSLRLLQHVEAIQTPCTWKSVESKTWEEITWVEKKFEVRDRSVVDPIIFRGVGLAKLGLFEKLHIKFLFFLT
- the LOC140958919 gene encoding NADH dehydrogenase [ubiquinone] 1 alpha subcomplex subunit 8-B-like, whose product is MARSSDVAGDPVPTSSLLMAAAKHIGTRCRGENVAFLKCKKDDPDPEKCLDKGRQVTQCVLHLLRDLHQNCNKELDSYAGCMYYHTNEFELCRKEQAVFEKACPL